GCCCGATCGCCGCGTACACGCCGTTCGTTCTGACGACGCTGATGCTGGCGCTCGTGGGGGCGTTGCTCTCCCGAAAACGCGAACCACTGCTCGATAACGTCGGGGCAGCCACGCAAGATCATCCATTGATCAGCCTCACCGTGGGAGCACTCCTCTCCGTAACGTTCCTCTCCGTGTTCGTATTCATGGCGTTCACCCTGATCCTCCTCCCCGTGAGCATACTCGGTCTTCTGATCGGATTGCTGACAATCGCTTACGGTATCATCGCACTGGGATATCTCGCCGGCCAGCGACTGGACACCCCACGCGTCGGACTGGCGACCGGTCTCGGAGTCGTTGCTATCATGGTGTTGTTACAGGTGATCGGAGTGATTCCGATCCTCGGGGACCTGATCGCGGGCGGGCTTCTCCTCACCGGACTGGGTGCTGTCGTACTGACGTACTTCGGGCTGCAAGAGTTCGAACCGGTATCGCTTCCGGAGTAACGGCGAGAGTACCAACCGAGAAGTAGACGAGTCGCTGCCTCACAGCCCGATTGTAACTGTTCCTGTATCATCCATTTTGAGACGAATCGTCTCATTGCCCAGCGTAATTTCGAAAGTAGCTGCAAACGGGTTGTCGGAGACGATATCCGTCACAATTACATCCGATGTGATGTACTCGAAAAATTCCCAGAGTGGAACGTCCAGCAGCGAAATGTCGTGCTCCCAAAACTGGTGGAGGACTGCTGGGTGAAACGCAACCGTCACTTCAATCGGGATACTGATTATATGTTGGCATTCACGACACGAGCTAACGTGGAGGTGAATCGTTTTCCCATTGTGCTCGTACACGTCAACAGCCGTATCGACGCGACCGAAACACTCCGGGCAAACGTCCCCTCGTAGCTGAATGTACATACTCCAGATGCGGTAGCCGAAGCTCTCGATGATCTCTGCAGATGTCCGGTCACGCGTCTGACTCCGAGGAAAGAAATCGGTTACGAGGATCGCGTCACACGAGGTGCAGCGAATACGGAAGTGTTCGGCGTCAAGCGTTGCTAGGAGTGACGCTTCGTCACAGAACAAGCAGACACCGGAGACCTCACTGTCTTCAAATGTTGCAGTACTTTCGTACACATCGGAGATGATCACACGAACGATTTTGTGACCACTATACGTGAGTCGATATCCATCAGGAGTCTCACTGATGAATTGTCCGACGAGCTGATCGAGGTGATACGAAAATTGGGACGAGCTATCGATATCTACTGCGTCATATAATTCTGTAAAGGACATCGTGTGCCACGGTTTCTGATGTTCTTGTTCTACCTTATCCAACGCGAGTAATATTTGCAGCCGCTGGGTGTTTCCGAGCGCGTTGATGGCATCAACCACTTCCTGATCGATTTGATCGCTCTGATCCGCTACCATGACTAGTACAACTACGTCCCATCTGGGCACCCAGCGAGATAAGAACCCTTGGCTCCGACGAATCAGTTTCTCGATCTCATGCCCGATATGCCCCACACCGATGACGAGCCCGCTGATCGCCATTCCACCGGCAGTGGCGCAGCGGGGAGAGAGCCATTTCTGGAACTCTTTCGCAGCATACGCCGAGAAAATACCGCGGAATAGCAGTGTTCCCGCTCTGTTTAAACATTTAGGAATTGAGATAATATTCGTGCTGAGTATAGAGGCTTAAGTTACTATTCGGTACTATCCGCTGACTTTCCCCGTGCCGACGGCTGATCAAGTAACCACCAGCCGGTGACCAGAAGGACGACTCCCGTCGTAGTTGTGATAGCCAACGGTGTGGGGTTGTCAGCCGGGGCAATGAGTGGACCGCCAACGGACGCGCCGAACAGAAGCGAGATCGTCCCGATGACTAGACAGACGCCACCGACCGTCTGGAACATGACCCCTTTCTCCCCATCGCCCGACCGGAGCCGCGCCACCCCCGCGCCGACGATCGCCAGTAAGTAGAGAAACACCGGAAATGCGATCGGGTGGTAGGGAGTCAGGATTGGAAGTACAACCTCGACGACATCATATGCAACGACCAGCAGGTAGGCGGGGATCTGCAGCGGTTGAAACCTGACAGACCTCACGAAGTAGAGTGCGATGATGGCTGCATAGGCGATCGCGACATCGCGACCGAGGAGGACCCGTCTGAGCGTCAGCCGAGTGACCATACCGGATCGTAACTCTCGAAGAATAAATAAGTATGTCATGCACCGTATAAATAGATCATACCGTGGTGAATGTTTGCGATCTACGCGCTTTGTTTCTTGCATCGATCACTCATTCTGCGTGAATACTGTCAGAAACGGTGTGATGATTACAGAGTATACGTCCATCACGACGCATCTGTTACTCCCCAGCCAGTGGAGACGAACCGGCCGCTATGTGTAGATGCGAACGTATCGATTCTGGTGTCTGAGTAGGAGACCCCTCACCAATCCGACGCTCTTGCCAGTTCAATAAATGCATACAGAAAAGCGATACTTCCGAACCACAATGTTAGCGTATGCAGAAAGTCGGGGGCTGATCCCCTGAATCCTTGAGGCAGGACGAGCAAGGATATCAGCATGACGAGAATAGCGAGTAATCGGACGATCTGGTCGGACATACGACCACATTCCACTAGTTTGATGTGAATCGTTCGGTGTTTTCCCTGCGCATAGCATGACCGTCGAGTACCTATCAACAACAAAGGATTTCGACGGGGCTACCGTTTTCGAACCTCGGAACGAGATTAACCGATTAAGTGGAGAGCTGACGACCCATCGGATGTGAGTGATCTGAATACCCGTCGAGTAGATGGCAAAGCACTTGGAAAAGCAACGGGTTTGCTGTGGTCCGGAGCCGTTGTTGTGCTGGGATTGACGGCACGTCGCGGGTGGGGTGATGAGTGGCGGGATCTCCTTTTCGATGTGTATCTGGGCTATGACTCGACGAATCGAGGATTGGTCGTAGGTGCTGTCTGGGCGTTCGCAGACGGGTTTGTCGGCGCGTATCTTCTTGCCTGGTTGTATGATTTCTCCCGCCATTACGAGAAACAAACCAACCCAGTGACCATGATATAATATGGCTTTGCTTCGTTCCCTACTGAGACGCAGCCGTGCAGGAAAACTCGGTCTCGTGGAGGTCGTTGCGATGGGCGTCGGGGGCATGGTCTCGGGCCGGGATCTATGCCGTGCTCGGCGTCGCGATGAGACAGGCCGGCAATGCCGTCCCTCTTTCGTATCTCATTGGGGGCGTCATCACGCTCCTCACCGCGTACTCGTATCTCAAACTCACGTTGCACTACGAAGAACACGGTGGGGCGTTCACGTTCGTCGAACACGCAACGGACAACGTACATATCGCAGGCTTCGTTGGCTGGGTTCTTGTCGTCGGGTACGTCGGTGTGATGGCGATGTATGCGTTCGCCTTCGGGGCGTACACGCTCACTGCCGCACGGGCCGTCGTCGGAATCGAGCTGCCACAGGTCCTTCGTCCAATCATCTCGGTCCTCGTGGTCGGGGCCTTCGTCGGGTTGAACCTTTCCGGCGTCCACGAGACCGGCCTGTTCGAGGACATCGCCGTCTACGTTAAAATCGCCGTCCTGCTCTCGCTTGCCACGCTCGGGATCGCCTTCTACGGGGGTGATCCCATCGCGATTGACTTTTTCAATAAAGGTCATCTCAGTCCCGTCACGGGCTTTGCGATTATTTTTGTCTCGTACGAAGGCTTCCAGTTGCTGGTCTACGACTATGACGACATCGAAAACGTCGAACAGATCCTCCCGATCGGGATGTACGTGTCAATCGCGATCGCCATCCTGATTTACGTCTCGGTCTCGTTCATGGCCACGCTCCAGCATTCCCCCGACCAACTCATCGTCCACGAGGAGACGGCACTCGCAGCTGCTGTCTCGAATATTCCACTCCTGGGCGCTGTCGGATTCGTGCTGGTGATTCTCTCGGCGATGAAAAGCGCATCTTCGGGGATCAACGCGACGCTTTTTGGCACCTCCCGGCTCGTCCACGAAATCGCGACCGAAGGAGCCATTCCCCGGTTATTCTCCTTCCGTAACCGCGAGGGAATCCCCGTCTACGCACTGCTGCTGATGGGCGGGCTGACCGCCGCTTTCGCCGCACTCGGGACGCTCAAGCAGATCACCGAGTTCGGCTCGGTCGCCTTCCTGATCGCTGACGCCGTCGCGAACTTCGTCAACCTCCAACTCGCCGACGAGACGGGATCGAACCGCCTCTTTCCCGCACTCGGCCTACTCGGTACCGTGACCGCGATTCCGATCGTTCTCTATCACCTCTATCTGACCGACATCGAAATACTGCTCTGGATCGTCGGTATTTTCGCCTCGCTCTTCCTGCTTGAGTTCCTCTACATCGAGCGACATCCGTTTGACCCCGAGAACCATGGCGAGCGGTGATGAATCTCAGATCAACTCATTGAGGGAGAAACCGAGGTATCACCGCGACATACGCCCTCTTTCCAGCAAGACTGTGCTACCAATTCTGGAATACGTAGCCGCTGGTAGATCTCTTGGTGACCGAAGATGCTCTGCTGAACGTATTCTCTGTATTCAACACGCTGCTTTTGGCAGCTATCCGGAAGGTCGATTGCCACTCCGTTACCTACTTGACCTCCACTGAGCGATTCCCCTTCCACGTGATCGGCTACCAACTCGTGCCAGATTCGCGCCCTGGGTCTTGTTTAGATGGTCGAAATCATTTGAGTTAGGCCCTGAGCGATTGTTCGATGTTTCTGACGGCGGCCTTAAGGACGAGTTCGCGGAACTGTCCGAACCACGTTCTTGCCTTAAGTGTTGAACCGAATCGCTTGCGTAACGCGAAAAACATCGATTCTGCGATAGACCGTTGATGGTAGGTTTCATCATCAATCCGAGCATTGTGTGTGGCATCGAGCGAGTAGAACTCACGATGCTTGATCACCGGTCTAATTCCCTCGTTTCGCAGCATCTGCCGGAGTTCATCCCAATCAAACCCTTTGTCGGCGACGACGGTTTCCACGTTGCTGAGGTTTCTTTTCAGGACTTGCCACGCAATCTGCGTGTCATGTGGTAGGTTCATTGAGCAGTGTACGTCGAGAATAGCTCGCGTAGAACAGTCTACGAGAATAGTGGTTTTAACCGACTCAAACGTTCCTTTGACGCGCTTTGCGTAGTTGTGGCTGGACGAGCGATGAGCGATGCTGGTTGAGTCGATTGCTTGTACCTCTCCGGTATCGAATAGTTCCGCCGACAGCTGCAGCAGCATCCGCCAGACGGGCATCTTGAGATCCTGTTTTCGAACACAAACGGTGGTGAAGTCCGGCAACTCATCCGGTGAAAGGCCGAGTTTGGCGACAATAGCTGGCATTTCTCGAAGAACGTCTAGCAACCGTCGGTAGGAGTGATCGAGGTATTCCCGAAGACCATGGATCGCTACGATCACCCAATCAGCGTAGCCACCCTTTCCTTTGCTGAGAGGTTCTTTCGAACCGCTTCCGACAGCTTTTTGAGACAATTCGACGCATCGTTCGGTGAAGCGGGCCAGTTTGGAGTGCACATCCACCTGTGCTCGCTTCATTTCCTAGAATTCCCGACATAGAGGCAATATTACTAGCGTCTAAACACGGCCCGCGCCTTGTATTCAGCGAGACCTGAGTGTACTCCCAGATCATTGTCAAGAACGGCGTGCTGAATACAGAGGACGTCTGCAGCACAGTACTGTTGTTTAGGTCTCGTCGTGATGTCCGAGTGTTCCGTGTTCTATCCGTGAGTCCTCGCTCGAACCGTCGATGCCCGCATCCAGTGCGTACACGTTGTTATTGTAGCTCCCGATGAAAACGGTTCCGTCCACCACCGTCGGCGACGACTCAATCCCGCCGAAGAGTCCAACCTTCCACCGGTTCGAGCCGTCGTCCGCGTTCAGTGCGTACACGTTGCCGTCGTTGCTGCCGACGAAGACCGTGCCAGCAGCTACCGTCGGAGACGACGTAATACCGCCACCGGTCTCGAACGTCCAGATCTCGTCGCCCGAACTCGCGTCCAGCGCATATAGGCGGGTATCGTCCGTCTCGTGATAGCGTCCGCTTCCGACGAAGACCGTGCCAGCAGCTACCGTCGGCGACGACGCAATACCGCCGTCGGTCTCGAACGTCCAGACAACTTCACCAGAGGCTGCATCTAAGGCGTAGACAGTGCGATCGCCGCTGCCCACGAAGACCGTTCCGTTAGCGATCGTCGGCGACGAGTAAATCGAGTACACACCGACTACGAACGTCCAGCGTACCGAGCCATCTTCGGCGTCGAGTGCGTATAGGCTGTCGCTTCCGACGAAGACGGTATTATCCGCTACAGTCGGAGACGACCCAACTGGATCCCCTGTCTCGACTGCCCACCGTTTCTCTCCATCGTCGGCGTCCAGTGCGTACACAGACCCGTCTTGACTCCCGATAAAGACGGTTTCGTTCACTACTGTAGGCGACGATCGAACCCGGAAATCAGTTCTGAACCACCAGCGCTTCCGATCCGACGCGGATGTACTCAGACAGCCACCGAGGGCCACGGAGACACCAGTACCAAGGGTAGTCAGGTAGGCTCGACGGAGGGCGGCCGTTCTTTCCGAAGGCACAGCAAATACCCTATCTATCACTATAAGCGCACGGATCAGTAATGAACATTCTCGTTCAGTTTTCGTTGAGTCACCTTGCTACGTGCTGCATACGCGCCCTGTATTCAACACGACCTGATCGGACCTACAAGACCTGATCGAACTGCGGAACTGCTGTCAAGAGGGGCGTGCTAAATAGAGAGATGTATTCATCACACTCATGTTGACTAAGAAGAAACATCCGACCATGTCCTCCGAAACAGCTGCGCTCCTTCGGTCGATTCGCCAGTGGGTACTAGTTGGCGTGTTTCTACTTGGAATTGGGATACTCACACTGGCTCATACAGGGTGGATTCTAACTGCAACCAGTATCCTCTATTGGCAAAGTCTCGTGTTTAGCACCGCCGGTGTACTCGGAGGGATTGTCGCGAGTGTTGCTGGATTAAAGATACTAAGTAGTTATTCCCCCTCTGCGCCCGATGGACAGTCAACCGATTCAACTGAGTAGTCGTTCAAGCCTTTCTGACCCCTGTGACCGACTTGCGCCCTGTGTCTTGCAGAGACTTGACGAGCTACCGAACTGTTGTCAGAGGCGGCTCGCAATATTCAGAGGATAAGTTTAGCAAACCGACGTAGTTTGTTCCGAACGAACTGCGCTGAATCAGCCGATCAGTAGATATGCACACCGATTAGTTGTACTGTCCCGCCAGCCAGATCAGAAAAAGAACCGTGCCGAGACCAATAGCCGTGATGGTGAGGGCAAATTCTGGACTTGTAAGGGAAAGATCTTCCAAATATCCTGTAATCTGATTTATTCCCCAGACAGCGACGAGAAGGCAGATGGCGAGTGCTATGATGAGGAGTTCATAGTCAAACCACGTCTTCAGACCGTCTAACCACGCCATAGTACCAAATGGCGTTTGGACTACTATAGTCTTTCAGTTAATCTGCCATCTGTATTTACCGGCGGTAACTCTTTGACCTGTACTGAACGACCACCACCCTTCGTCAATCGGCTTTCGGAGAGTGGTGCATTCGCGCCCTCTATTCAGCAGCGTCTATACGAACTGCCAGATCACTGTTAAGAGCGGCGTACTGAATACAGAGCATGAGTTCAGCGCGTCGTCCTCGTTTGTTTCACGTCGAAACCGGTGATCCATCCGCTCACCACACGTGCGTACTTACCGCGAGTTTCATGCCCAACTCCGAATAAAGGAACGGGATTACCAACTACTGCTAACTTGATTTCTTTCGCTATTGAAATTTCTATCCGTTCCAAAGGGATAATTTTGGAATTCGGTCTGTTGTATCGTATTATTCGTTATCCGGTAGGTGACTGAATAAGTGAACTCCTCCGATTCAGTCAGTTGTGATGAGTTGGTAACACCGCCACGACACTCTAACTGGACGTGAAACTCGTCTGTACTACCGTTCGAGACTGAGAGAGAGGTACAGTTGGTTATCACGTTTTCATCGTCGTGGAGCCTGTGGTTATGGCTTGCAACGAGGTCGTTATAGAACAGGCGCTCTTCGTACGTAGTAGTGTAGTCCACGACATTCGAGGAATTCAACGGAGTCGGTTTCTCGGGACCAATGGGGTAACTCTCAACATCCGAAACACCCCCGCCCGGCGTATCAGGCTGAATCTGGAACGCGGCAAACATCCCCGCGCCAACAAGAAGTACGACGGCAAGAAACCCGAGTAGGATAACAAGCGATTCGCGTTCGGAGGTCATTTCGTAAAAGGAAGTAGTCAATACACATGTCCTTTCTTCCTCGCTGACTGTTGGTCATTCTGTATGTCACCTGTACTGAGCGATCACTACCTTCGCAAACCGTACTGGATCGGGTGCGACATTCGCGCCCTGAGTTCAGCACACACTACACAAACTACCCGATTCTTGTCAGAAAAGACGTGAGCGACTCAGAGTATCCATTCAGCGACACTGAATCGATACCGGAGGGGACGGCGGGAAACCGGAAGTCTGACGCTAGCAAACACTCAAGCAACTATCTGTTCATGAGCAGCGTATGCTGACTCGCCGCGATCTGCTCGGAGCAGGAGTGCTACTGGTGAGCGCTGGCTGTCTGGGCGAGGGGACTGATACCGGCAACGGGGACAGAGGAACTGGGCCGTCGTTCTCCTCGCCTGCGTTCACAGGCGGGACATCGATTCCCCCGAAATACACCTGCGACGGTGAGGACGTGTCTCCACCCTTGCGACTTCGTGGAACGCCGGGCACCGAGTCGTTGGCGGTGGTCGTTGACGACCCGGATGCTCCGACCGACGATCCGTTCGTCCACTGGCTGCTGTGGAACGTCCCACCGGACATCGAGGACATCCCCGAAGCGATTGCGCCTGAGCCGACCGTGGAAGCGCTGGACGGGGCGGTCCAGGGAACCAACGACTTCGGCGACCTTGGGTATCGTGGCCCGTGCCCGCCAGCAGACGACGAAAAACACACCTACCAGTTCACGGTACAGCTCGTCGACACGATCCTCGATCTCGATCCCGGGACCGCGTCCGAGACGTTCCGGACCACCGTCGAGCCGCACGTCCGGGGTGAAGCAACGATCACTGGCACCTACGAGCGCTAGGAAGAGCGAAGTCGGCGCATCAGACGGTCAATACACCTGCTTATTGAGCGTGTAAGTGCACCAAATACTGTGGCACTCATCACAGAGGTATCCAGCGTACCCATCGACAATATGGCGCTCGACGTGAGTGTCTTTTCCACATCCCTCACACTTCATGTTATCCTATTCCAGGTGAGATGATCATCTGTTCCCGAGAACTGCCGGATGGCACCCGCGGTGAGTGAGAGATTGCGTACTCACCCGCTCGGTCACGAATCGAGATACTGTTGTTCCCATTCTCGGCGGTCGTGAATTTGTTCCGTTCCGGCGTCTGTGATCGCATAGTAATTTGTCCGCCGATCGAGTTGCCCCTTTTCGACCAGTTCTTTGTTCACGAGCGTATCGAGGTTCGGATACAGTCGCCCGTGGTTAATCTCGGAGTTGTAGTATTTTTCGACTTGGTCTTTGACATCTTGGCCAGACGGTTGATCGTCACCTGCGATAACGTAGAGGAGGTCTCGCTGAAATCCTGTAAGATCGTGCATGATGGTCCCACACACCCTCTCCCAAGTAATTGTAATCCCACTAATACAACCTTATTTTGGCAGAATAAGGATTCTCGTACGAGGACTGTTTGTGAGAACTGGTGAGAGACCATTATCTACTTTATCTGTACTGAGCGTCCACCGCCTTCGCAAGCCGATCCGAATCTGTTGCAACATTCGCGCTATATATTCCGCAGCGGCTGGGCTTTCTACCGAGCGGCGTGCTGGATAGAGAGGTTGAATTTAGCAAAGTGAACACGTTCTGTTCATCGGTGAGGGTCTGAATCGGCTGTTGTTACGGGACGGGAACCGGACGTACCGGGGGCGTTGATGAGGCGGCTTCGTGTGAAGAAACCACAAAAGGTATTTCAGGTAGCTCTCTCTGGGTGGCTGTATGCCCTCCAGACGACGTGTGCTCGCCACAACTGGGAGCCTCGCGGCCGCGGCAACCGCTGGCTGTCTCGACTTTGGTGCCGACGTGGATCCGGGAACTGATGCCGGCACGGACTGGCCCATGCCGGACTTCGATAGCCGGGCCACCAGTTGGGCCCGCGATGCGGCTGCCCCCCGAGAGGCCCCGTCGGAACGCTTCCGGATCGACTTACCGAGTCCGACCGACCGCCCCGTCGTCGCCGACAGGACCGTCTTCCTCCCGACGATGGGGGGCCTGATTGCGCTCGACGCCGACGACGGCGAGGAACGGTGGCGATATGCACCCTCCGAGGCTGTCCCTTCCGTCTCGTCTCCGGCAGTTCACGACGGATCCGTCTACGTCACCGGTGAGGACCCCGGCCTAGTCGCGCTCGATGTCGCCGACGGATCAGTCGAGTGGACCGTCAAGAGCGACGAACGGATGCGAGCGCCGCCCGCCCCAACCAGAGAGTGGCGCGCGC
The nucleotide sequence above comes from Halosolutus halophilus. Encoded proteins:
- a CDS encoding ArsR/SmtB family transcription factor; this encodes MAISGLVIGVGHIGHEIEKLIRRSQGFLSRWVPRWDVVVLVMVADQSDQIDQEVVDAINALGNTQRLQILLALDKVEQEHQKPWHTMSFTELYDAVDIDSSSQFSYHLDQLVGQFISETPDGYRLTYSGHKIVRVIISDVYESTATFEDSEVSGVCLFCDEASLLATLDAEHFRIRCTSCDAILVTDFFPRSQTRDRTSAEIIESFGYRIWSMYIQLRGDVCPECFGRVDTAVDVYEHNGKTIHLHVSSCRECQHIISIPIEVTVAFHPAVLHQFWEHDISLLDVPLWEFFEYITSDVIVTDIVSDNPFAATFEITLGNETIRLKMDDTGTVTIGL
- a CDS encoding bacteriophage holin; this translates as MSDLNTRRVDGKALGKATGLLWSGAVVVLGLTARRGWGDEWRDLLFDVYLGYDSTNRGLVVGAVWAFADGFVGAYLLAWLYDFSRHYEKQTNPVTMI
- a CDS encoding APC family permease, with protein sequence MRQAGNAVPLSYLIGGVITLLTAYSYLKLTLHYEEHGGAFTFVEHATDNVHIAGFVGWVLVVGYVGVMAMYAFAFGAYTLTAARAVVGIELPQVLRPIISVLVVGAFVGLNLSGVHETGLFEDIAVYVKIAVLLSLATLGIAFYGGDPIAIDFFNKGHLSPVTGFAIIFVSYEGFQLLVYDYDDIENVEQILPIGMYVSIAIAILIYVSVSFMATLQHSPDQLIVHEETALAAAVSNIPLLGAVGFVLVILSAMKSASSGINATLFGTSRLVHEIATEGAIPRLFSFRNREGIPVYALLLMGGLTAAFAALGTLKQITEFGSVAFLIADAVANFVNLQLADETGSNRLFPALGLLGTVTAIPIVLYHLYLTDIEILLWIVGIFASLFLLEFLYIERHPFDPENHGER
- a CDS encoding IS5 family transposase, which gives rise to MHSKLARFTERCVELSQKAVGSGSKEPLSKGKGGYADWVIVAIHGLREYLDHSYRRLLDVLREMPAIVAKLGLSPDELPDFTTVCVRKQDLKMPVWRMLLQLSAELFDTGEVQAIDSTSIAHRSSSHNYAKRVKGTFESVKTTILVDCSTRAILDVHCSMNLPHDTQIAWQVLKRNLSNVETVVADKGFDWDELRQMLRNEGIRPVIKHREFYSLDATHNARIDDETYHQRSIAESMFFALRKRFGSTLKARTWFGQFRELVLKAAVRNIEQSLRA
- a CDS encoding PQQ-binding-like beta-propeller repeat protein, which gives rise to MNETVFIGSQDGSVYALDADDGEKRWAVETGDPVGSSPTVADNTVFVGSDSLYALDAEDGSVRWTFVVGVYSIYSSPTIANGTVFVGSGDRTVYALDAASGEVVWTFETDGGIASSPTVAAGTVFVGSGRYHETDDTRLYALDASSGDEIWTFETGGGITSSPTVAAGTVFVGSNDGNVYALNADDGSNRWKVGLFGGIESSPTVVDGTVFIGSYNNNVYALDAGIDGSSEDSRIEHGTLGHHDET
- a CDS encoding YbhB/YbcL family Raf kinase inhibitor-like protein — translated: MLTRRDLLGAGVLLVSAGCLGEGTDTGNGDRGTGPSFSSPAFTGGTSIPPKYTCDGEDVSPPLRLRGTPGTESLAVVVDDPDAPTDDPFVHWLLWNVPPDIEDIPEAIAPEPTVEALDGAVQGTNDFGDLGYRGPCPPADDEKHTYQFTVQLVDTILDLDPGTASETFRTTVEPHVRGEATITGTYER
- a CDS encoding PadR family transcriptional regulator, translating into MHDLTGFQRDLLYVIAGDDQPSGQDVKDQVEKYYNSEINHGRLYPNLDTLVNKELVEKGQLDRRTNYYAITDAGTEQIHDRREWEQQYLDS